Part of the Anopheles coluzzii chromosome 3, AcolN3, whole genome shotgun sequence genome is shown below.
CGATGGACATCTGTGCGGATGTGATCTATCTGCTGGACATACTGTTCGTCAAGCATCGGCTGATGTACCTGTACGAGGGGTTCTGGGTAAAGGATAAGAATCTGACGCGCAAGAACTATATGcgcaagctgcagtttaaggTAAGCCTGAAAGGCACTGATTTGCAGTTCGTGAAAGTAGGACTTTGCTAACTTACTATTTCCAGATGGATCTACTTGCACTGGTTCCGTTGGATCTGCTCTATCTTCGCTTCGGGACCGAGCATGTTGTGTTCCGCGCACCAAGACTTCTCAAGATACAGAGCTTTTGGGAGTTTTTCAAGCTGATCGATCGGGTTATCTCATCACCACACATTGTAAGTCACACAGGATCTTGATTGTAGTTCGGAAATAGATCTGCTAGAAGCATCTCTTCTCTTCCAGATTCGTGTAGTGAAGACACTGACCTACATGCTGTACATGATACATCTGACAGCCTGCGCTTACTACGCATACAGCGCCTACCAAGGTATtcttcaaaacaaacacacttcaaCCCCAACCAACAATGCCTACTTCCTGCTCTTCTTCCCATTCCAGGGCTCGGTTCAAATCGGTGGGTTTTCAACAACAAGGGTCACGCGTACGTCCGTTGCTTCGCGTTCGCCACCAAAACGGCCACCTCGATTGgtaaaaacccaaaaccggAGAAGGAGGGCGAGCTAATGTTCATGACCGCCGCCTGGCtgatgggtgtgtttgtgttcgcgCTGCTTATCGGCCAGATACGGGACATCATAGCGACGGCTACACGGTCCAAATCCGAGTACAAGCAGCTAGTGGACGAAACTCTGGAGTACATGCGACGCCTCAACCTGCCGACCGATCTGCAGCGCCGCGTCAAGATGTGGTTCACCTTCACCTGGGAGCAGCAAAAGTGTCTGGACGAAACGCACATCATGGACGCGCTGCCCGCTAACCTAAAGACGGACATTGCCATCTCGGTGCACATCCAAACTCTCTCCAAAGTGCAGCTGTTTGCCGACTGTGAGGAAGCGTTGCTGCGCGAGCTGGTACTGAAGCTACGCTCCGTCACCTTCCTTCCCGGGGATTTCGTGTGCCGCAAGGGTGAAGTCGGCAAAGAGATGTACATCGTGAAAACGGGCCAGGTGCAGGTGATGGGTGGCCCCCGGAACGATGTAGTGCTGGCGACACTGTACGAAGGATCCGTGTTCGGGGAGATCAGTCTGCTCGCGATCAATGGGGCGGAGGGGAACCGCCGCACGGCGGACGTACGATCGAAGGGTTTCTCCAATCTGTTTGTGCTGTCCAAATCGGACCTAAACGAAGCGATCGTGTACTACCCGAACGCGCAGGCCATTTTGAAGAAGCGCGCAAAGAGCTTGATGCGCAAGAATGCGGCACGGGAGAAGGCAGAATCGCAGCAAAGCATCGACACGAAGGGTAGCGAGGTGGATGTGGTCATCCGGAATCCGCCCGATCCCGCCTCACCGAAGTTGCTGAAAACGGTGATCCAGGCGTTGCCGCAAGAGTCGGCCGCCGTTCAGCTGCTGATGCAGGGTTTCAAGATGGTGGAGGCGCCGGTGGAGGAGCCAGAGCCGGAAGAGCCCCAAAGCCCGGAAGTTGGTGGTGAAAGGGTGTTGGAGAAGGAAGTGCACGAACCGGACACGGCATCGGTGGGCAGTGTGGAGGTGAGGCATACGACCGAGGTGCAGATCGAGAATGAAAAGAACGTCGAGCTGCCGTGCGATTTGGTGTACAGCATCAAGAAGGAGCTGATGGAGAACAATAGCTACATCAATCTGACCGATGCGGAGAAGTACAAGCTGCTGCACGAGCTTTCCAAGGATGAGTATGAGGATCAGGAAAAGTCGCCCGTTTGAATTCCTGTGCCGGGACTATGAGGACCTCTGTTTCAATGTCTAACGACCTGCTTTATGATCTGCTTCTTCTCACTAACTTGTATGGAGAATATGGCCACGTATTTTGATATTTCAACCTAACAAACAATGTGATGTTTTATATCCCCTCTGTTGAAGGCCCTTTAGAATATGCTGCTTGAAACTTAAAGTTAGGTCACTACAAAGTTAATTGAAGAAACCGCATAACGAAGTGTCCGAAGAATCCCCTTGCCATCGGGCACCATAGGTGCGCCTAATAACAGCATTGACCACTCTCATcgtttggatgtgttttgcGTATCGTAAAATCAATGCTAAGGTCTCCGCGGCGTCCTCCACCATTGTGCGCATGCATGTCGCGTGCATACTGCAGGCGCAATAAATTAGCTCGCGCACATACAAGCACGGGAGAGCGTGTGCGCCTTTGGCGTAAGCGTCGGAAACGTGATCGACCGGCTGATGGCCGATATCTTCGATTCGAatcaacagacacacactcacagagtATTACCGATGCcttggaggaggaggagggaatGCATTCGAGTTGGCCTTTGGGAATGTTTCAATAGTGGCGCTCGAGCGGAAGCGGTGTGCCGTTGGATGATTGATAACCGTTTTTTAATGtcggatgttgttgttttcctaTGTGGGTACCTTTACTTTGCCAAAGGCGGCTTTGGATAGAGAATATTGTTAGAATACATGTTTCGATGTACTTGACTCACTTACTTGtgccacaaaaacacatacacacatacaaacacagtCTATAAGATTGTTAAATAAACTTGTGACTTTATAAAATGACATTCATATGGGTTCGTTTACAATCGTGGTTGTACGAGGGCATGGCGGTCGAGGGTCCTGAAGGTTGAGCGAAGCAAGGAATGATTTTATTGGCCTTTGCGTTGAAACTCCCATTCGCCATCGATGAACGCACGTTTGATGCGTTCAAACGGTGGTAGAAAACCAGTTTTGGATTTAACGATCATACGGATCACGTGCAGGTAAACGGGGCTTTGATCATGGAAGAATATTTATGATATGGGAGGATTTTACATAAACTTATTGGCAGGTATATAGAGTTTTCTTCTCTTTACGGTTCTACAAAGCCTTACCATAAATCAACATTTGTTCCGTGTGAAGTTTTGATCTCCGTAAGAGCTCTGTTTTGACCACGACAGTGTAAATTCCATTCCCATAGTTCTCCCTTCGCCAACAAGATGCGAAACTCGAGCTGCCGGGGTGGGGGTTAACGATTTTTAAAGTGCGTTACAGCAACAAGTTATCTCCACGCGTCTTGTGAACCGGTCGACCGATCAGTTCATCTGTAACCGTTCGCCGATTGTGACTCGTTTGGATTTGGCGTCTTAATCTTCGCGTTGTGAAATAAACACAAGATCATCTCAAACAACATCAAAATGGGTAGGAATGTGGCGTTCTGGAGAAGAGTTTGTATTGTGGAATCATATGAATATTAACTCCTCTTAATCGTCTATCCATAACAGCAAAACTTATGGTAGTTGCCCTGGCCCTTGCGCTGTGCGTCGTGCTTGTGAGTGCTTGTAAGTGAGCTTTGAAACCGTTTAAATCCTGGTTACATCCTTGTGCAATAATGTTCCCTTTATCTCttcaaaacacaacaccaccaccagctggcGATGAGTGTCCACTCGCGTCCAAAGTTGGCTCCTGCTCACCGACCTGCCTGACCGATCGGGACTGTGCCGACATCGGTGGCAAGTGTTGCTCCAACGCCTGCAATCGCAAATCCTGCGTCGAGCGAAGCAAACTGAAGCAGGGCAGCAACAAGTGTAAGTATAAAGCGCCGCCCCTACATTATGACCCACATTTGCTTGCAATGTCCACCAGAGTGCTGATTATAACCACGCACGCTTTGTGCACGCTTCATAACCGAAGTTGACGAGATTGACCGTTTAGGGGCAGATTACTAAAAATATCACACTGTCTATTGGTATTTGGAattatgttttcttctcttctttacACACTCGTTCTATTGTGTTTTTCAATATATCTAAAGATTGGCACTTCAGTTCAGGGCTGCTCATTAATCACGGTCCTCTCCGTTATGGTTatcttgcatgttttttttcattactaTTCCACCGGTTTTATTGTTGCTGCGTCGGCTCCAGATGGTTCCAACTCCGGTTCGGGCTCGTACTGTGGCAGCACCAAGTGCAACTCGTTCGAGAAGTGTGGCGTCGATCCATCCTCCAAGAAGCCGAAGTGTGTCCGTGCGTAATGGAAGCGAGAAGCTCGAGGTCGGGAGTGAAATGATTagcttataaaaaaacaaaattgttctTAAATAAACTATTAAATTTAGAAGGCATTTACAAGTGGGTGTTGTGTTGGGTTGTGGGGAACGCAAAAATTGCACAGGTAGGTGTACATCGCAGTTAATCGTGTGAGGCATCTCCTCAATAACAATTAAGGCTTGACATTCTCAAGACCTCCACCGATCTAACCTTCAACTCCAATTAGGATACGGTCGATATCTCGTACATTATCTCTTAACCGTCATCTCCATGCCTTTAAAGTAGTTTATCGTCATGTCTGAGCGCAACTTCAATGACTAATTATACTATACCGTCGATCGCACAGCAGAACTATCCATACATTCATTTTGAGTGTGTTGCAAACACTCACTTATTTGCTGCCTGGATAAACTCTGCATACACGGACAGTTTTATGACTGTTTACAACCTAAACGCACTTCGTTAAGTAAGCAGCTTCGTTTGATGACTCAAGACAACAAGAGTACGGCAGGCATACCGGGCTCAGCATGGATTCGTGGTCGCTTCAGTTAATATTCTTTATAAGAATATAAGAATAAAGGGaacaaaatgaatatttttttctatttacaaattattaatttatattaaataCCTCAATCA
Proteins encoded:
- the LOC120955255 gene encoding cyclic nucleotide-gated cation channel beta-3, encoding MSSSASGASFAVEQVNRSRSETVLSLDGGWPPPRSPFTGWSGRVSNSPYGAAPRFGSRPALPAWVSGSSGALPRAGSRDEVKLHKSLEEISKDIRELEDFISVTEDILRREREEDEQLTLRERQRKAAERTMALIRSKCSPTKKCFNRVTRTSPDGPRKVLLRSPTYKVNITQKRRIKSFSPKGGGGGYKSKLYFRNGKIGCQEAENAVSNLRSTHELVKRIINDESNMLVKLEHQHYTTAEQDGLESRSSSADTPVESLQMCVTESAGTSLCEDEVPAAGLAPSQPLALQQETVSMVPGGDSSGLNGEERQRHVDDGEHIESANGISMEPMEDRRNSDCPSETMPTSGNDFVTVRLRHLANRFSERTRKMRRKLEIPPTPSSSASAPSTAPSMQKHSVNQRTIQNSALTLQSATETPGCSHYLFCPIFCCGGRSDNVLDPQGKFYIAWLFIVSLSFLYNAWVIPLRSSFPYQTPENTKYWIAMDICADVIYLLDILFVKHRLMYLYEGFWVKDKNLTRKNYMRKLQFKMDLLALVPLDLLYLRFGTEHVVFRAPRLLKIQSFWEFFKLIDRVISSPHIIRVVKTLTYMLYMIHLTACAYYAYSAYQGLGSNRWVFNNKGHAYVRCFAFATKTATSIGKNPKPEKEGELMFMTAAWLMGVFVFALLIGQIRDIIATATRSKSEYKQLVDETLEYMRRLNLPTDLQRRVKMWFTFTWEQQKCLDETHIMDALPANLKTDIAISVHIQTLSKVQLFADCEEALLRELVLKLRSVTFLPGDFVCRKGEVGKEMYIVKTGQVQVMGGPRNDVVLATLYEGSVFGEISLLAINGAEGNRRTADVRSKGFSNLFVLSKSDLNEAIVYYPNAQAILKKRAKSLMRKNAAREKAESQQSIDTKGSEVDVVIRNPPDPASPKLLKTVIQALPQESAAVQLLMQGFKMVEAPVEEPEPEEPQSPEVGGERVLEKEVHEPDTASVGSVEVRHTTEVQIENEKNVELPCDLVYSIKKELMENNSYINLTDAEKYKLLHELSKDEYEDQEKSPV
- the LOC120955261 gene encoding WAP four-disulfide core domain protein 12 isoform X2, which gives rise to MAKLMVVALALALCVVLVSASGDECPLASKVGSCSPTCLTDRDCADIGGKCCSNACNRKSCVERSKLKQGSNKFDEIDRLGADY
- the LOC120955261 gene encoding uncharacterized protein LOC120955261 isoform X1, with the translated sequence MAKLMVVALALALCVVLVSASGDECPLASKVGSCSPTCLTDRDCADIGGKCCSNACNRKSCVERSKLKQGSNKYGSNSGSGSYCGSTKCNSFEKCGVDPSSKKPKCVRA